The genomic region ACGCCTCGCAATACACCAGCAGTGACACGGTCGCGATGATCGGCTCGGCCGCCGTCATCTTCCTGGTGGCGCTGATCGTCATTTCCTTCATCACGATGCGTATTGCCGACTTCATCATCGACAGCCGCATCGGCGCGCTCGACCGGACCCTTGGCTTCCTGTTCGGCGCCGCCCGCGGCATCCTGCTTGTCGTTGTCGCCATGCTGTTCTTCAACTGGCTGGTTGCACCGCAACAGCAACCGATCTGGGTTACCCAGGCGAAATCGAAGCCGCTGCTCGACAATCTCGGCAACAAGCTGATTGCACTTTTGCCGGAAGAGGCCGACGCCACCATTCTCGACCGTTTGCGCGGCAAGGACACCACGGGCGAAGGCGAACCTGAAACCCCTCCGGGCGCGACCGAACAGCCCCCCGTCGAGGATGCGCCGACGAACGGCTGAGACAGGACATCAGTTTGCGACAAGGCCCGCTATGCGGGCTTTGTCCATTTGGAATAACGCTTGCCACTGTTTTCGGCTAAGATCGCTTGAAGACGGGCAGCCTGATCACGATATGCGCACCGGCATGGAGCAAAAGGCGAACTTGTGATGACCGATCTCAGATCCAGTGAAATCCACGACGAACTCGATGGCGACACCCTGCACGAGGAATGCGGAGTCTTTGGCATTCTGGGACATCCGGATGCAGCCACCCTGACGGCACTTGGATTGCACGCGCTCCAGCATCGCGGCCAGGAAGCGGCCGGTATCGTCACATTCGACGGCAAGCAGTTCTATACCGAAAAGCGCATGGGTCTCGTCGGAGATCACTATACCGACCCCGCAACGCTGGCCAAGCTGCCCGGTTACATTTCGATCGGGCATACGCGCTACTCGACGACCGGCGAGGTCGCGCTGCGCAATGTCCAGCCGCTCTTTGCCGAGCTCGAAGTCGGCGGCATCGCTATCGCCCATAACGGCAACTTCACCAACGGGCTGACGCAGCGCCGCCAATTGATTGCAGACGGCGCGATCTGTCAGTCGACCTCGGACACCGAAGTCGTCCTTCACCTCATCGCCCGCTCCAAGCAAACCTCCTCCTCCGATCGCTTCATCGACGCCATCCGCCAGATGGAAGGCGGCTATTCAATGCTGGCGATGACTCGCACCAAGCTGATTGCCGCACGCGACCCGATCGGTATCCGCCCCCTCGTCATGGGCGAACTCGACGGCAAACCGATCTTCTGCTCGGAGACCTGCGCGCTCGAGATTATTGGCGCCAAGTACATCCGTGATGTCGAAAACGGCGAAGTGGTTATTTGCGAGATCCAGCCGGACGGCTCGATCTCGATCGACGCACGCAAGCCGGAAGCGCGGCAGCCGGAACGGCTCTGCCTCTTCGAATACGTCTATTTCGCCCGCCCGGATTCGGTCGTCGGCGGTCGCAGCGTCTATGTGGCGCGCAAGAATATGGGCGTCAATCTCGCCAAGGAATCGCCGGTCGAGGCGGATGTGGTCGTTCCTGTGCCCGATGGCGGCACTCCGGCCGCGCTCGGCTATGCACAGCAGAGCGGCATTCCCTTCGAATACGGCATCATCCGCAATCACTATGTCGGACGGACGTTCATCGAGCCGACGCAGCAGATCCGGGCGTTCGGCGTCAAGTTGAAGCATTCGGCCAACCGCGCCATGATCAAGGACAAGCGCGTGGTACTCGTCGACGATTCCATCGTGCGCGGGACGACGTCGGTCAAGATCGTACAGATGATCCGCGATGCCGGGGCACGCGAGGTACATATCCGCGTAGCCAGCCCGATGATCTTCCATCCGGACTTCTACGGCATCGATACGCCGGACCGCGACAAACTGCTCGCCAACCAGCACCGCGATCTCGAGTCCATGTGCCGCTTCATCGGCGCCGATTCGCTCGAATTCCTGTCGATCGATGGGCTTTATCAAGCCGTGGGCGGTGTTGCGCGCGATCCCATGGCACCGCAATTCACCGATCATTATTTCACCGGTGACTACCCGACGCGCCTGCTCGACCAAGAAGGCGCGAGCAACGTCCGCAAACTCTCGGTTCTCGCCAGCAACGGATAAAAGACAATCAAATGACGCCTAATCTGAAGGACCGGGTCGCCCTGGTCACCGGCGCATCGCGCGGCATCGGCTATTTCACCGCCCTCGAACTTGCCAAGGCTGGCGCTCACGTCATCGCCTGCGCGCGCACGGTCGGCGGCCTGGAAGAACTGGACGATGCCATCAAGGCGGTCGGCGGCTCCGCCACGCTCGTCCCCTTCGATCTCGCGGACATGGCGGCAATCGACAAGCTTGGAGGAGCGATCCACGAGCGTTGGGGCAAACTCGACATCCTCGTTGCCAATGCCGGTGTGCTCGGCACGATTTCGCCGATCGGCCATGTCGAGGCCAAGGTGTTCGAAAAGGTGATGACGATCAACGTCACCGCGACCTGGCGGCTGATCCGGTCGGTCGAGCCGTTGCTCGTTAAATCCGACGCGGGCCGTGCGCTTATTGTCTCATCGGGTGCTGCGCACAAGTGCAAGCCCTTCTGGGGCCCCTACTCCGCTTCCAAGGCCGCTGTCGAGGCGCTTGCACGCACCTGGGCGCACGAAACCCAGCGGCTGCCGCTGCGCATTCTCAGCGTCGATCCGGGGCCGACCCGCACCGCGATGCGGGCGCAGGCGATGCCGGGCGAGGATCCGGCGACAGTGCCGCATCCCTCCGAAGTCGCGGCGGCGCTGATGCCGCTTCTCGGACCTGACCAGACGGAGACCGGCAAGCTCTTCATCGTGCGCGAAAAGAAGATCGTCGACTATCGCTTGCCGGATTGAGCAACCGGGCTCTGTCCCTGCCCTGTAGTGACCAAGGCCCTCGCGGAGAAAGCAGACCGCAAAGCAATATCTTCGCTTTGGAACCTTCGGCTGTAGCGGCGGTTGCATTCAGTGAAGAGGCGCGACCACGTTGATGGATTATATCTGCCGGCGGCTACTGCGGCTGGTGCCTTCGTCCTCTGAAGCGCAAAAGCGTAAGATTGACAGGCTTGACGAGCGTCCGCCGGAAGACAAGGTCTGAATCTTTCCTGGCTGGTGATGAACAATGATCTGCTGATTACGTTGGGAGTCGCCTCTGCCGCGGCTCTCGCGTCGCCGATGGGTGGGCTGATCGCGATCTCGATCAGGCCGTCCAGCCTGGTGGTTTCGATTACCGTCGGCTTCGCCGCCGGCGTTCTGCTCGGCACTTTCGCGTTTGAAATGATGCCGAAGTCCCTGGAACTGGCCAGTGTCCCGCTCGTGGTCACCGGATTTCTGCTCGGCTTGGCTCTCGTCTACATTCTCGACCTCTACGTCAATCGCTGGCAAATCGCAGGGCCGGCGGCGGATCAAAAGCGTGCGGTCGAGCGCTTGCACCGGCGCTGGAAGCCGCTCGGCGGCAATGTTGCCGTGCTCGCCGGCGGCACGAGTGCGGAAGAACTGATCGAAGGTATGGCGATCGGCGTCGGCGCGGCCTTCGAACCTGGCGTGGCGCTGATCGTGGGTCTGGCCATTTGTATCGACAATCTCAGCGAGGGCATGAGCATCGGTGAATTGATCCTCGACGAGGAGCAGAAGGGCGCGAACCGGCAAATACTCGGGTGGACCTCGCTCATCGCCCTCTCTTTGTTCGTTTCGACTGTGGCCGGGTGGTTCTTTCTGAAGGGGCTTTCGGAAACGGTCCTGGGCTTCCTTTTTGCGATGGGAGCGGGCGGCATGTTCTACCTGACCATTACCGACCTCGTGCCCGAGGCAGAGTCGCATCAGTTCCAGCAGTCCTCGGCGATTGCCAATGCCGTCGGCTTCCTGCTGATGATGGCTCTTGCGGAACTAATCTGATCAGACCGTGCATCTCAGACAATAGCACGGTCCCATCCCCCATAGTGCTCCTCACTGCGCGTCCCGCGCGGCAGGCTGAGTGCGATCAGCGCCAACCCGATCGCGATGTCCGCGAATGCGCCGACCATGCCACCCCCATCAAGCAAAAATGGCGATGCTGCAACCCATGCACCGAGCACGACGTTCAGGAAGCGCACCGGGCGGACGACCTCCGCCATCGCCGTGACCGCGACCATGATGACGGTGGAGCCGACGACGTGATCGCTGTAATAGAG from Sinorhizobium garamanticum harbors:
- a CDS encoding CvpA family protein, with protein sequence MPITILDGIVLAVALFSAILAMVRGFSREVLSVASWVGAAVAAYFLYPYLLPYASQYTSSDTVAMIGSAAVIFLVALIVISFITMRIADFIIDSRIGALDRTLGFLFGAARGILLVVVAMLFFNWLVAPQQQPIWVTQAKSKPLLDNLGNKLIALLPEEADATILDRLRGKDTTGEGEPETPPGATEQPPVEDAPTNG
- the purF gene encoding amidophosphoribosyltransferase; translated protein: MTDLRSSEIHDELDGDTLHEECGVFGILGHPDAATLTALGLHALQHRGQEAAGIVTFDGKQFYTEKRMGLVGDHYTDPATLAKLPGYISIGHTRYSTTGEVALRNVQPLFAELEVGGIAIAHNGNFTNGLTQRRQLIADGAICQSTSDTEVVLHLIARSKQTSSSDRFIDAIRQMEGGYSMLAMTRTKLIAARDPIGIRPLVMGELDGKPIFCSETCALEIIGAKYIRDVENGEVVICEIQPDGSISIDARKPEARQPERLCLFEYVYFARPDSVVGGRSVYVARKNMGVNLAKESPVEADVVVPVPDGGTPAALGYAQQSGIPFEYGIIRNHYVGRTFIEPTQQIRAFGVKLKHSANRAMIKDKRVVLVDDSIVRGTTSVKIVQMIRDAGAREVHIRVASPMIFHPDFYGIDTPDRDKLLANQHRDLESMCRFIGADSLEFLSIDGLYQAVGGVARDPMAPQFTDHYFTGDYPTRLLDQEGASNVRKLSVLASNG
- a CDS encoding SDR family NAD(P)-dependent oxidoreductase — encoded protein: MTPNLKDRVALVTGASRGIGYFTALELAKAGAHVIACARTVGGLEELDDAIKAVGGSATLVPFDLADMAAIDKLGGAIHERWGKLDILVANAGVLGTISPIGHVEAKVFEKVMTINVTATWRLIRSVEPLLVKSDAGRALIVSSGAAHKCKPFWGPYSASKAAVEALARTWAHETQRLPLRILSVDPGPTRTAMRAQAMPGEDPATVPHPSEVAAALMPLLGPDQTETGKLFIVREKKIVDYRLPD
- a CDS encoding ZIP family metal transporter, which codes for MNNDLLITLGVASAAALASPMGGLIAISIRPSSLVVSITVGFAAGVLLGTFAFEMMPKSLELASVPLVVTGFLLGLALVYILDLYVNRWQIAGPAADQKRAVERLHRRWKPLGGNVAVLAGGTSAEELIEGMAIGVGAAFEPGVALIVGLAICIDNLSEGMSIGELILDEEQKGANRQILGWTSLIALSLFVSTVAGWFFLKGLSETVLGFLFAMGAGGMFYLTITDLVPEAESHQFQQSSAIANAVGFLLMMALAELI